Proteins from a genomic interval of Cognatishimia sp. WU-CL00825:
- a CDS encoding DUF3422 domain-containing protein produces MTPIDDHPLRYRLANELHARPFPAFGAPATACFLAIKKEKGAAGRNKDEDLHYLIKLLDRYGAPHPQPGATHYSGTIGRHQVKWEQHTEFVTFMVFSQDVSSRAFDPADFEVFPEDWLAETTGVRISSILIRVVMRPDEDTLAKNLKDWFVAESLATSEVLDGSAVIAGDFRIDPAGHLRFAVFPSEGTGEQRIGRIVQRLCEIETYKSMSMLGFSRAGNMASHMGALEAELTSVMGDMSGDVPAENTLDALLTISSEIEALVARASYRFGATRAYEAIVDQRINVLREARYGRRQTFREFMMRRYDPAMRTVGSTEKRLAALSDRAIRAGDLLRTKVDVARSAQNQSLLASMDRRADLALRLQETVEGLSVVAIGYYAVSLAAYLFYPLSGPMGISKGTLTAALVIPVLLLVWAMIRRIKARMH; encoded by the coding sequence ATGACGCCTATTGATGATCATCCGTTGCGCTATCGATTGGCCAATGAGCTGCATGCGCGGCCATTCCCGGCCTTCGGCGCTCCGGCGACGGCTTGTTTTCTTGCGATTAAGAAGGAAAAAGGCGCGGCGGGACGCAACAAAGACGAAGATCTGCATTATCTGATTAAATTGCTGGATCGCTATGGGGCACCTCATCCGCAGCCCGGGGCGACGCATTATTCGGGCACGATTGGTCGGCATCAGGTCAAATGGGAACAGCACACCGAATTTGTGACGTTTATGGTGTTTTCCCAAGACGTATCAAGCCGGGCCTTTGATCCAGCTGATTTTGAAGTCTTTCCAGAAGACTGGCTTGCGGAAACCACTGGCGTACGGATTTCGTCGATCTTGATCCGGGTTGTGATGCGACCTGATGAAGACACTCTCGCTAAAAATTTGAAAGATTGGTTTGTGGCCGAAAGCCTGGCCACCAGCGAGGTACTGGACGGATCTGCGGTGATCGCCGGTGACTTTCGCATCGACCCGGCAGGGCATTTGCGGTTTGCAGTTTTCCCATCCGAGGGCACCGGTGAGCAACGCATAGGCCGGATTGTGCAGCGGTTGTGTGAAATCGAGACCTATAAGTCGATGTCGATGTTGGGTTTTTCACGGGCAGGCAACATGGCATCACATATGGGGGCATTAGAGGCCGAGCTGACCTCGGTGATGGGGGACATGAGCGGCGATGTACCAGCCGAGAACACTCTGGACGCTTTGTTGACAATTTCATCGGAAATCGAAGCATTGGTTGCGAGGGCGTCGTACCGGTTTGGGGCAACGCGGGCCTACGAGGCGATTGTGGATCAGCGCATCAATGTGTTGCGCGAAGCGCGCTATGGACGGCGCCAGACCTTTCGAGAGTTTATGATGCGGCGATATGATCCCGCGATGCGCACGGTGGGTTCAACTGAAAAACGCTTGGCAGCGCTTTCTGATCGCGCGATTCGTGCCGGAGATTTGTTGCGTACAAAAGTGGATGTCGCTCGGTCAGCCCAAAACCAGTCTTTGCTAGCTAGTATGGACCGGCGCGCGGATTTGGCTTTGCGCTTGCAAGAAACAGTCGAGGGTCTGTCTGTGGTGGCGATTGGCTATTACGCGGTCTCGCTTGCGGCGTATTTGTTTTATCCGTTGTCTGGGCCAATGGGGATTTCTAAGGGCACGTTGACGGCGGCGCTGGTGATACCCGTTTTGCTGCTAGTCTGGGCTATGATCCGACGAATAAAGGCGCGGATGCACTAG